From a single Arachis hypogaea cultivar Tifrunner chromosome 3, arahy.Tifrunner.gnm2.J5K5, whole genome shotgun sequence genomic region:
- the LOC112734195 gene encoding probable glutathione peroxidase 2 produces MRQLLTAWNLCALLFLSLAFFLYSHSHPSPSPMAQESSKSIYDFTVKDIHGNDVNLNQYTGKVLLIVNVASQCGLTQTNYKELNVLYKKYKDQGLEILAFPCNQFAGQEPGNKEEIREVVCTKFKAEFPIFDKVEVNGKNAAPLYKYLKDQKGGIFGDGIKWNFTKFLVSKDGKVVERYAPTTSPLKIEKDIQNLLQSS; encoded by the exons ATGCGGCAGTTGTTGACTGCGTGGAACTTGTGTGCTCTTCTTTTCCTCTCCCTCGCTTTCTTCCTCTATTCTCATTCGCacccttctccctctcccatgGCTCAAGAATCTTCCAAATCCATCTACGATTTCACTGTCAAG GACATCCATGGTAACGATGTGAATTTGAATCAATACACTGGCAAGGTTCTGCTCATTGTCAACGTTGCCTCCCAGTG TGGTTTGACACAAACAAATTACAAGGAACTCAATGTACTCTACAAGAAGTACAAGGATCAAG GGCTTGAAATCTTGGCATTTCCCTGCAATCAGTTTGCTGGACAGGAACCAGGAAATAAGGAAGAAATCCGGGAAGTTGTATGCACAAAGTTCAAAGCTGAATTTCCTATCTTTGATAAG GTTGAAGTCAATGGGAAGAATGCAGCACCACTTTATAAATATTTGAAGGATCAGAAAGGGGGAATATTTGGAGATGGCATCAAGTGGAACTTCACAAAGTTCTTGGTAAGCAAAGATGGTAAGGTCGTTGAAAGATATGCTCCAACCACCTCACCTCTCAAAATTGAG AAAGACATCCAGAACCTCTTACAGTCTTCTTGA
- the LOC112734197 gene encoding MACPF domain-containing protein At1g14780 — protein MNELISFIEKGNRSKGEMGKEEIVEEAFRSLGKGFDLTSDFRLKFCKGEERMVVLNETERRDVRVPGFGTIKDVSVDIKCDKGDRTRYQSDILTFTQMSELFNQKSSIHGKIPSGYFNRVFGFDEASWASDAANTKNLGLDGYFIILFNVHIDRYPLQLSKQVIQHLPSSWDPPALARFIEKYGTHILVGLSIGGKDLVLVKQDVSSNLGPSDLRKNLDDLGDQLFTGTCNFLPKTKDHKNKAPQAFDVFGPKVVAFNSSTWVCAKDGITVICSKRGGDTQVSNHCEWLLTVPEKPDAVHFNFIPITSLLKGAPGRGFLSHAINLYLRYKPPMSDLPYFLDFQAHKLWAPIHNDLPLGPLTNRTNPSPSLTFNLMGPKLYVNTAKVTVGKRPITGMRLFLEGIKCNRLAIHLQHLLNTPIMFDGKIEDTTIWSEEVNDDRFFEAVNSKKFSHVCTAPVKYNTRWRTENEDVAFIVTGAQLHVKKHDSVRNVLHLRLLFSKVSNSVVVKSNWTQGSSGLSQKSGIFSAISTSIISGSNKDHKKPASVVVDSSVFPTGPPVPVQTNKLLKFVDLSQLCKGPQDSPGHWLVTGARLVLDKGKIRLWVKFSLLNTGE, from the exons ATGAATGAGTTGATTAGTTTCATTGAAAAAGGGAATAGAAGCAAGGGAGAGATGGGAAAAGAGGAGATAGTGGAGGAAGCATTCAGGAGCTTAGGAAAAGGGTTTGACTTGACCTCAGATTTCAGACTCAAGTTCTGCAAAGGCGAAGAGCGTATGGTTGTTCTGAACGAAACGGAGAGAAGAGATGTCAGGGTGCCTGGTTTCGGAACCATTAAGGATGTCTCTGTTGACATCAAATGCGACAAAGGTGACCGCACTCGCTACCAGTCcgacatccttaccttcacccag ATGTCGGAGCTGTTCAACCAGAAGAGCTCAATACATGGGAAAATTCCATCAGGGTATTTCAACAGAGTGTTTGGATTTGATGAAGCTTCGTGGGCAAGTGATGCAGCCAACACAAAGAATTTGGGTCTTGATGGATATTTCATAATTCTCTTCAATGTTCATATTGATCGATACCCGCTTCAACTATCTAAACAAGTCATTCAACATCTTCCTTCTTCCTGGGATCCTCCTGCACTTGCAAG ATTCATTGAGAAATATGGGACACACATCCTGGTGGGGCTGAGCATTGGTGGCAAAGATTTGGTGCTTGTGAAGCAAGACGTGTCTTCCAATTTGGGGCCATCAGATCTGAGGAAGAACTTGGATGACCTTGGAGATCAGTTATTCACTGGCACTTGCAATTTCCTTCCTAAAACCAAAGATCACAAGAACAAG GCACCACAGGCTTTTGATGTGTTTGGTCCCAAAGTTGTTGCCTTCAATAGCTCCACATGGGTTTGTGCAAAGGAT GGAATAACAGTGATATGTTCAAAGAGAGGAGGAGACACACAAGTGAGCAACCATTGTGAGTGGCTTCTCACAGTTCCAGAGAAGCCAGATGCAGTTCATTTCAACTTCATTCCCATCACTTCTCTTCTCAAAGGTGCTCCTGGCAGAGGCTTCCTCTCACATGCTATCAACCTCTACCTCAGAT ATAAACCTCCTATGTCAGATTTGCCATACTTTCTTGACTTCCAAGCACACAAACTTTGGGCTCCCATTCACAATGATCTGCCTTTGGGTCCACTCACAAACAGAACCAATCCTTCACCTTCTCTCACCTTCAACTTGATGGGTCCCAAGCTTTATGTCAACACAGCTAAG GTTACAGTTGGTAAGAGACCAATCACAGGGATGCGTTTGTTTCTTGAGGGCATCAAGTGCAACAG ATTAGCCATACACCTGCAACACCTGTTAAACACTCCAATAATGTTTGATGGGAAAATAGAGGACACAACAATATGGTCAGAAGAAGTCAACGATGACCGTTTCTTTGAAGCAGTCAACAGCAAGAAATTCTCCCATGTGTGCACAGCACCAGTGAAATACAACACCAGATGGAGGACTGAAAATGAGGACGTGGCATTCATTGTCACTGGGGCACAACTTCATGTGAAGAAACATGATTCAGTAAGGAATGTACTTCATCTTAGGCTACTGTTCTCTAAGGTGTCTAATTCAGTTGTTGTGAAATCAAATTGGACACAAGGGTCTTCAGGGTTGTCCCAGAAATCTGGGATATTCTCAGCAATAAGCACATCAATTATTTCTGGAAGTAACAAAGATCATAAAAAACCAGCATCAGTGGTTGTGGATTCAAGTGTGTTTCCAACAGGGCCTCCAGTGCCAGTGCAAACAAACAAGCTACTGAAATTTGTTGATTTGTCACAGTTGTGTAAAGGGCCACAAGATAGCCCTGGCCATTGGTTGGTCACTGGAGCAAGATTGGTCTTGGATAAGGGTAAAATACGTTTATGGGTTAAGTTTTCCTTGTTAAACACTGGTGAATGA
- the LOC112734194 gene encoding glutamyl-tRNA(Gln) amidotransferase subunit B, chloroplastic/mitochondrial: MASTIFRSFQVHSFMLYPTSLITRRNGVFRFTTKSSQSQTETQQRQQTKVSQSTQSKKLDKIPKDYEAVIGIETHVQLSTLTKAFCGCPYNYGSHPNSTICPICMGLPGSLPVLNSKVIEFAVKLGLALNCNLALNSKFDRKQYFYPDLPKGYQISQFDVPIATSGFLDVDIPVEFGGGHRRFGITRVHMEEDAGKLLHTEGENYSQVDLNRAGVPLLEIVSEPDMRTGIEAAEYAAEIQRLVRYLGVSNGNMQEGSLRCDVNVSIRPIGQSKFGTKVEIKNLNSFSSVNRAIDYEIARQVQLHREGQEDRIVQETRLWEEGAQKTITMRKKEGLADYRYFPEPDLPAVILSQEYVDDIQSSLPELPEIKRRRYENMGLSMQDVLFLANDNNVADFFDATVAKGADAKLVANWIMSDIAAFMKNEKLTINEIKLTPDELFELIASIKDGVISGKIGKEILFELLSKGGTVKGIIAEKDLVQIVDPAEIEKIVDKVIADNPKQLEQYRSGKTKLQGYFAGQVMKLSKGKANPGLLNKILLEKLNSKS, from the exons ATGGCTTCCACGATTTTCAGAAGCTTTCAAGTTCACTCCTTTATGCTTTACCCAACATCATTAATCACAAGGAGAAATGGGGTTTTCCGTTTCACAACAAAGTCCTCACAGTCCCAAACAGAGACCCAACAGAGGCAACAAACCAAAGTTTCACAGAGCACACAGTCCAAAAAGCTTgacaaaatcccaaaagactatGAAGCAGTTATTGGGATTGAAACTCACGTTCAGCTCTCAACTCTCACCAAAGCATTCTGTGGTTGCCCTTACAATTATGGCTCCCATCCCAATAGCACAATTTGCCCAATTTGCATGGGTTTGCCCGGTTCATTGCCTGTGCTGAATTCTAAGGTCATTGAGTTTGCTGTGAAGTTGGGTCTTGCCCTTAATTGCAACCTTGCTTTGAATTCCAAGTTTGATAGGAAGCAGTATTTCTACCCAGATCTTCCAAAAGGGTATCAGATTTCTCAGTTTGATGTCCCAATTGCCACTTCTGGTTTTCTTGATGTGGATATTCCAGTGGAGTTTGGTGGGGGCCACAGGAGGTTTGGCATTACAAGGGTTCACATGGAAGAGGATGCAGGCAAGCTCCTACATACAGAAGGTGAAAATTACTCACAG GTTGATCTAAATAGAGCAGGGGTACCTTTGCTTGAGATAGTTTCTGAGCCTGATATGAGAACTGGTATTGAAGCAGCAGAGTATGCAGCAGAAATACAGAGATTGGTTCGGTATTTGGGAGTGAGCAATGGCAATATGCAAGAAGGATCTCTTCGTTGTGATGTCAATGTCTCAATTCGACCcattggtcaatcaaaattcggGACAAAG GTTGAAATAAAGAATTTGAACTCATTTTCATCCGTGAACAGAGCCATTGATTATGAAATTGCGAGACAGGTCCAACTCCATAGAGAAGGCCAGGAAGATCGGATAGTACAGGAAACTCGTCTATGGGAAGAAGGCGCTCAG AAAACAATTACAATGAGGAAAAAGGAAGGGCTTGCTGATTATCGATATTTTCCAGAACCCGACTTGCCAGCAGTAATACTTTCTCAAGAATATGTTGATGATATTCAAAGTTCTTTACCAGAGCTTCCAGAAATTAAGCGGAGAAGATATGAAAACATGGGCTTAAGCATGCAGGATGTTCTTTTCCTGGCCAATGACAATAAT GTTGCAGATTTTTTTGATGCTACTGTTGCAAAGGGTGCAGATGCAAAGCTGGTTGCCAACTGGATTATGAGTGATATTGCTGCCTTCATGAAAAACGAAAAGTTGACCATAAATGAAATAAAGCTTACACCTGATGAGCTGTTTGAGTTGATAGCGTCCATTAAAGATGGAGTCATCAGTGGCAAGATTGGCAAGGAG ATACTATTTGAGCTATTATCCAAGGGAGGAACTGTTAAGGGAATTATAGCGGAAAAAGACTTGGTTCAG ATAGTAGATCCCGCCGAGATTGAAAAAATTGTGGATAAAGTGATTGCAGATAATCCGAAACAGTTAGAGCAATATCGCAGTGGCAAAACGAAACTACAAGGTTATTTTGCTGGCCAG GTGATGAAATTATCTAAAGGCAAGGCAAATCCAGGTCTCCTTAACAAGATCCTCTTGGAGAAATTGAATTCAAAGAGCTGA